In Candidatus Paceibacterota bacterium, the following are encoded in one genomic region:
- the recJ gene encoding single-stranded-DNA-specific exonuclease RecJ: protein MFESQSQLSEYPELLRQLLSRRGIKTTQAAQDFFSIDYAKGHDPYLLKDMRKGVERITQAIRQCFEGVLRPEQILIFSDYDHDGVPGAVVLYDFFKKIGLGGKSENGKNDIGGVRVYIPQRHDEGFGLNREAVEGFARDGVKLMITIDCGITDVEEVALAQKLGMDVIITDHHIAPDVLPPAYAIINPKQSDCEYPEKMLCGSGVIFKVVQALVTHKPLRNLLAARDIEIVDGWEKWLLDMVGIATFSDMVPLLGENRIFAHYGLKVLRKSPRAGLAALLRKLKIDQRYLSEDDIGFMISPRINAASRMGVPMDAFKLLSTEDVSQAGALAEHLDHINNERKGKVASLVKEIRKILAERFEKLSAEVSVIVAGNPNWSPALLGLVAGKLVEEYDRPVFLWGRDGDEMTGTIKGSCRSNGKISLVDVMNATDKKVFKDFGGHAGAGGFSVEPEQIHYFQTELEKALASLSTKNDLKNLVEGQTDQGQAEDTPQEDAEISLEDVTWQTYTLVEKMAPFGMANPKPIFRIRDVILDAVKLFGKEKNHLELITKNIAGKKLSAIGFFMTEDNFENKALRAGAKVDLFVTMEKSMFRGFPELRLRIVDVKSV from the coding sequence ATGTTCGAATCCCAATCTCAGTTGTCTGAATACCCAGAGCTTTTGAGGCAGTTGCTTTCTAGGAGGGGTATCAAAACCACGCAAGCCGCTCAAGATTTTTTTTCCATAGACTATGCCAAGGGGCATGATCCCTACTTGCTGAAAGATATGCGAAAAGGGGTAGAGAGGATCACTCAAGCCATCCGCCAATGCTTTGAGGGCGTTCTTCGCCCAGAACAGATTTTAATTTTTAGTGATTATGACCACGACGGAGTGCCGGGCGCAGTGGTGCTTTATGATTTTTTTAAAAAAATTGGGCTGGGAGGAAAATCCGAAAATGGGAAAAATGATATTGGTGGTGTCCGCGTCTATATTCCTCAGCGCCACGACGAAGGTTTTGGTCTCAATCGGGAAGCTGTCGAAGGTTTTGCGCGAGATGGGGTGAAACTAATGATTACGATTGATTGTGGAATCACCGATGTGGAGGAAGTTGCTCTCGCCCAGAAGCTCGGCATGGATGTGATTATTACGGATCACCATATTGCTCCAGATGTTTTGCCTCCCGCCTATGCCATCATCAATCCAAAACAATCAGACTGTGAGTATCCTGAAAAAATGCTTTGCGGATCCGGAGTGATTTTTAAAGTAGTGCAAGCTCTTGTTACGCATAAGCCATTGCGAAATCTGCTTGCCGCTCGGGATATAGAGATTGTTGATGGCTGGGAAAAATGGTTGCTCGACATGGTAGGCATTGCCACCTTTTCGGACATGGTGCCTTTGCTTGGGGAAAATCGCATTTTTGCCCATTATGGCTTGAAAGTTTTACGCAAATCTCCCAGAGCCGGACTCGCCGCTCTTTTGAGAAAATTGAAAATAGATCAGAGATACCTTTCGGAAGATGACATTGGTTTTATGATTTCTCCCAGGATCAACGCGGCCTCGCGTATGGGTGTGCCGATGGATGCCTTTAAGCTGCTTTCAACCGAAGACGTCAGTCAGGCTGGAGCCTTGGCGGAGCATTTAGATCATATAAATAATGAACGAAAAGGAAAAGTGGCTTCGTTGGTTAAAGAAATTCGCAAGATTTTGGCAGAAAGATTCGAAAAGCTTTCAGCGGAGGTTTCAGTCATTGTGGCTGGCAATCCCAATTGGAGTCCGGCCCTGCTTGGTCTGGTGGCAGGCAAGCTCGTCGAAGAATATGATCGTCCGGTTTTTTTGTGGGGCAGAGATGGAGACGAGATGACAGGTACTATCAAAGGGTCATGTCGATCCAATGGTAAAATCAGTCTAGTGGATGTCATGAACGCTACGGATAAAAAAGTTTTCAAGGATTTTGGCGGACATGCTGGGGCTGGGGGATTCAGTGTGGAACCTGAGCAGATTCATTATTTTCAGACCGAGCTGGAAAAGGCGCTGGCCAGTCTTTCTACCAAAAATGACTTGAAAAATCTTGTAGAGGGGCAAACAGATCAAGGACAGGCAGAGGATACGCCACAAGAGGACGCCGAAATTTCTCTCGAGGATGTTACTTGGCAGACGTATACGTTGGTTGAAAAAATGGCGCCTTTTGGCATGGCCAATCCCAAACCTATTTTCCGCATTCGGGATGTGATCCTCGATGCAGTAAAACTTTTTGGCAAGGAAAAAAATCATCTTGAGTTGATAACCAAAAATATCGCGGGTAAAAAACTTTCAGCCATTGGTTTTTTTATGACCGAAGATAATTTTGAAAACAAAGCTCTGCGCGCTGGGGCCAAAGTGGACCTTTTTGTGACCATGGAGAAGTCTATGTTTCGAGGTTTTCCTGAGCTGAGGCTGCGGATCGTTGACGTAAAGTCAGTATAA
- a CDS encoding HIT domain-containing protein produces the protein MLKNIPYITDPDCLFCKIIEGSISSYKVYEDADTYAFLDINPNNHGHTLVVPKDHFENIYGTPDETLCRTMITARKVAIAVKNALNADGVNININNETAAGQIIFHTHIHIIPRFNNDGFKHWAQKSYLPGEAESVLEKIKEKLK, from the coding sequence ATGCTAAAAAATATCCCTTATATTACCGACCCAGATTGCCTTTTTTGTAAAATCATTGAGGGCTCAATTTCATCATATAAAGTCTACGAAGATGCTGACACTTATGCTTTTCTGGATATCAATCCAAACAATCACGGCCACACCCTAGTAGTGCCAAAAGATCATTTTGAAAATATTTATGGCACCCCAGATGAAACTCTCTGTCGTACCATGATCACAGCCCGGAAAGTCGCCATCGCAGTCAAAAACGCCCTAAATGCAGACGGGGTAAACATTAACATCAACAACGAAACGGCGGCTGGCCAAATAATTTTTCATACTCACATTCATATTATTCCTCGTTTCAATAATGACGGTTTCAAACACTGGGCCCAAAAAAGCTACCTCCCTGGCGAAGCCGAAAGCGTCTTAGAAAAGATAAAAGAAAAACTTAAATAA
- a CDS encoding phosphoglycerate kinase, whose product MLIPKSITTLESLAGKKVLVRVDFNVPIENGKITGDTRIKKSLATIEFLRNQKAKIILISHIEGKGGDSLRPIYDYLMKIFPLTFVEDIFSKESLAEMSSMADGDIILVENIRQYPEEKKNDREFSKKLAGFADIYVNDAFSVSHRSHASIVGVPEFLPHYAGLLLSDEINHLKKIFHPPHPFLFILGGAKFDTKLPLIQKFLTLADHVFVGGALANNLFKARRWNVGASLVSGGDFSVTDIVADTRLLVPTDVIVQDKNTQAVSAKKSDQVGDADVIMDAGPETMSMLQTMIGESKCVLWNGPLGNYELGFTEPTIELAKIISDADGSLEAVVGGGDTLAAISSLGEKAESKISFISTGGGAMLQYLLDETLVGIEALK is encoded by the coding sequence ATGCTCATCCCAAAATCCATCACCACCTTGGAATCCCTTGCCGGTAAAAAAGTACTTGTGCGGGTAGATTTTAATGTCCCCATCGAAAACGGTAAAATCACTGGAGACACCCGAATCAAAAAAAGCCTTGCGACTATTGAGTTTTTACGCAATCAAAAGGCAAAGATTATCCTCATTAGTCACATTGAAGGCAAGGGCGGAGATTCCCTGCGGCCTATCTATGATTATTTAATGAAGATTTTTCCTTTAACTTTTGTTGAAGATATTTTTAGCAAAGAAAGTTTAGCCGAAATGTCTTCTATGGCGGACGGAGATATCATTCTCGTCGAAAATATCCGCCAATACCCAGAAGAAAAAAAGAATGATCGAGAATTTTCTAAAAAACTAGCTGGTTTTGCAGACATCTACGTGAATGATGCTTTTTCTGTCTCACACCGATCACATGCTTCGATAGTGGGGGTACCCGAATTTTTACCTCACTATGCTGGGCTGCTTTTGTCTGACGAGATCAACCATCTCAAAAAAATATTTCACCCCCCTCATCCTTTTTTGTTTATTTTAGGCGGCGCTAAGTTTGACACCAAACTCCCTTTGATTCAAAAGTTTTTAACGTTGGCTGACCATGTTTTTGTGGGAGGAGCTTTGGCCAACAATCTTTTTAAGGCGCGCAGATGGAATGTCGGAGCATCGCTTGTCTCAGGTGGAGATTTTTCGGTCACAGATATAGTAGCGGACACCAGGCTTTTGGTCCCGACAGATGTCATCGTGCAGGATAAAAATACTCAGGCTGTTTCAGCCAAGAAATCAGACCAAGTGGGTGACGCAGACGTCATTATGGATGCAGGTCCCGAAACCATGTCTATGCTGCAGACCATGATTGGTGAATCAAAATGTGTTTTGTGGAATGGTCCACTCGGAAATTATGAGCTTGGTTTTACGGAGCCGACTATTGAGCTGGCTAAAATTATTTCAGATGCGGACGGCTCTTTAGAAGCGGTGGTGGGCGGGGGAGATACTCTGGCCGCTATTAGCTCTCTCGGGGAAAAAGCTGAGTCAAAAATTAGTTTTATTTCTACTGGCGGCGGTGCGATGTTGCAATATCTTTTGGATGAGACGTTAGTCGGAATTGAAGCGCTAAAATAA
- the tpiA gene encoding triose-phosphate isomerase, with protein MKKRSKKVLKKKIKPRSKKSVNKIATKPKKIIIANWKENPGSLMEAKSLAVGVRSFARELKKTVLVICPPHPFLTSVAAYFSRTKDSKHIFVGAQDLSAKKGGSFTGEVAASMLKSLGAGYVIVGHSERRAMGETDAIVNQKVLIALENGLKPVVCVGESARDDQGDYLSHIKNQIKAALQNVIGKDIANIVIAYEPLWAIGNQAFQVVTPHDMHQMSIFIKKYLMELVGGAPASMVAVIYGGSVTAENVSSIINEGQADGVLVGRESLSVENFRHLLKNSD; from the coding sequence ATGAAAAAGCGCTCTAAAAAAGTCTTGAAGAAAAAAATAAAGCCGAGGAGCAAAAAATCGGTAAACAAAATAGCAACAAAACCTAAAAAAATCATCATTGCCAATTGGAAGGAAAATCCAGGGTCACTGATGGAAGCCAAAAGTCTTGCGGTAGGGGTTCGTTCGTTTGCCCGTGAGCTCAAGAAAACGGTTCTTGTCATTTGCCCACCCCATCCGTTTTTGACAAGTGTAGCCGCTTATTTTTCGAGGACAAAAGATAGTAAACATATTTTTGTTGGAGCCCAAGACTTGTCTGCCAAAAAGGGTGGCTCATTTACTGGGGAAGTGGCCGCTTCCATGCTAAAAAGCCTCGGGGCAGGGTATGTGATTGTCGGACATTCAGAGCGCCGTGCCATGGGCGAGACGGATGCTATAGTCAATCAAAAAGTTTTGATTGCACTGGAAAACGGTTTGAAACCGGTGGTCTGTGTGGGAGAGTCAGCGCGGGATGATCAGGGGGATTATCTTTCTCATATAAAAAATCAAATCAAAGCAGCCTTGCAAAACGTCATCGGCAAAGACATAGCCAATATTGTGATTGCCTACGAGCCGCTCTGGGCTATCGGCAATCAGGCTTTTCAAGTTGTTACTCCTCATGATATGCACCAGATGAGTATTTTTATCAAAAAATATTTAATGGAGTTGGTGGGCGGCGCTCCAGCTTCAATGGTAGCCGTCATATACGGAGGCTCGGTCACAGCTGAAAACGTCAGCAGCATAATCAACGAAGGCCAGGCTGACGGAGTGTTGGTGGGCCGTGAAAGTTTGTCAGTCGAAAATTTTCGTCATCTTTTAAAAAATAGTGATTAG
- a CDS encoding pilus assembly PilX N-terminal domain-containing protein, with product MIKKITSKSGGQGGDVLVYLLVIIFLFSIMMLPVVDAVVLKMKVASTTINKEEALQIAEAGIDYYQWHLAHYPSDYTDGTNAAGPYIHSYSDFDTQKVVGQYSLTITPPAVGSTVVTIQSTGSTIDNPAITRTVTAKYGIPSLAQYSFLSNDIIWIGSNETVGGQLMSNSGIRFDGVGNSPIGSAKATYTCPSSQGSPCPATENGVWGSADQATKNFWQFPVPAVDFSTLTSNLASLKSSAQNGGIYLPPSNSQGYSLVFNNNGTVSVYKVTSLVSEPTGWDVYGNAHNENFDYKNRTLQYTKSIPSNGIIYIEDKIWVEGTVNGRVMVAAALLPYNSSTAPTIYIPNNILYSAKDGSSVLGLLSQGSIVVTYGAPNNLEIDAALIAQNGSAQFYYYKNNVVKNSITVFGSIMTFGQWTWSWVDSFNNVVSGYANTTDTYDSNLLFYPPPSFPTSSSGYQQISWTSN from the coding sequence ATGATTAAAAAAATAACATCCAAAAGCGGAGGACAAGGAGGAGATGTGTTGGTCTATCTTTTGGTTATTATTTTTCTTTTTTCAATCATGATGCTGCCTGTGGTGGACGCGGTGGTGTTAAAAATGAAAGTAGCTTCTACGACTATAAACAAAGAAGAAGCTTTGCAAATTGCCGAAGCCGGCATTGATTATTACCAGTGGCATCTTGCTCATTATCCGAGCGACTACACGGACGGGACAAATGCTGCCGGTCCGTATATTCATAGTTACTCTGATTTTGACACTCAGAAAGTGGTAGGCCAATACAGCTTGACGATCACTCCTCCGGCTGTCGGTTCAACTGTAGTCACCATCCAATCAACAGGTTCTACCATCGATAATCCCGCGATTACCAGGACCGTGACAGCCAAGTACGGAATTCCTTCACTGGCCCAGTATTCTTTTTTGAGCAATGACATTATTTGGATTGGCAGCAACGAAACAGTCGGAGGGCAATTGATGTCAAACAGCGGTATTCGTTTTGACGGGGTAGGCAATTCTCCTATTGGTTCGGCCAAGGCTACCTATACTTGCCCTTCTTCTCAAGGCAGCCCTTGTCCCGCAACTGAGAATGGGGTGTGGGGCAGTGCCGATCAAGCTACTAAAAATTTCTGGCAATTTCCTGTGCCCGCAGTGGATTTTTCGACTTTGACTTCCAACTTGGCCAGCCTAAAGAGTAGTGCTCAAAATGGGGGCATCTATTTACCTCCTTCTAATAGCCAAGGCTACTCGCTGGTGTTTAATAATAATGGCACTGTAAGCGTGTATAAAGTGACTAGTCTCGTTTCTGAACCAACAGGCTGGGATGTCTACGGGAACGCTCATAATGAAAATTTTGATTATAAAAATAGAACGTTGCAGTACACAAAAAGTATCCCTAGCAACGGCATTATTTATATAGAAGATAAAATATGGGTCGAAGGCACAGTCAACGGTCGGGTGATGGTGGCGGCTGCTTTGCTACCGTACAATTCTTCGACGGCTCCGACTATTTATATTCCAAACAATATTCTTTATTCAGCTAAAGACGGCAGTAGTGTGCTGGGGCTTCTTTCCCAAGGCAGTATCGTAGTGACTTACGGCGCCCCGAACAATTTAGAGATTGACGCGGCTCTGATCGCCCAAAACGGGAGCGCTCAATTTTATTATTATAAAAACAATGTGGTCAAAAATAGCATTACGGTTTTTGGTTCTATAATGACTTTTGGTCAGTGGACATGGTCTTGGGTGGACTCATTTAATAACGTGGTCTCTGGGTACGCAAACACTACAGATACCTACGATAGCAACCTCCTCTTTTACCCTCCGCCTAGTTTTCCAACTTCGTCTTCAGGATATCAGCAAATAAGCTGGACAAGTAATTAA
- a CDS encoding prepilin-type N-terminal cleavage/methylation domain-containing protein, with product MHKKHQNYGFTLVETLVTIFVFLILMSGASLLFKEIYSGSSQKNLALNNIDQARLAEFNFINEVRDATPGNDGSYPVNQADNSTLVLYTSYGASGNAVNRVRYYVSGATLYKGVIIPSGNPLTYNSASEKITAVQSALANGNVPVFYYYDSNYAGTSSPLVPPINLNQVKYVQINLVISSQDQRNGTTTFSVQAGSTIRSLKTNLGN from the coding sequence ATGCATAAGAAACATCAAAACTATGGATTTACTCTGGTAGAAACCCTCGTTACTATTTTTGTTTTTCTTATTCTCATGTCAGGAGCCTCGCTTCTGTTTAAAGAAATATACAGCGGCTCTAGTCAAAAAAATCTAGCTCTAAATAATATCGACCAAGCTCGATTGGCGGAATTTAATTTCATTAACGAAGTCAGAGATGCTACTCCCGGAAACGATGGCTCTTACCCAGTCAACCAGGCGGACAATTCAACCTTGGTTTTATATACTAGCTATGGAGCCAGCGGAAATGCGGTCAACCGAGTGCGTTATTATGTGTCTGGAGCGACTCTTTATAAAGGAGTCATCATACCCTCTGGCAATCCTTTGACTTACAATTCCGCTTCAGAAAAAATTACGGCGGTTCAGTCTGCTCTCGCCAATGGCAACGTGCCGGTCTTTTATTATTATGATTCAAACTATGCTGGCACGAGCTCTCCGCTTGTCCCTCCGATAAATTTAAATCAAGTTAAATATGTCCAAATCAACTTGGTCATTTCCAGCCAAGATCAAAGAAACGGCACCACTACTTTTTCAGTCCAGGCCGGCTCAACCATTAGGAGCCTTAAGACTAATTTAGGAAATTAA
- a CDS encoding prepilin-type N-terminal cleavage/methylation domain-containing protein: MKKNTLHIASFQKGFTLIESLVSIFIFVLLALAVYQTSAAVIRETRTFRETTTISGLADQYMEVVRNMPYSQIGTINGNPHGNLYDQPNATTTVVNGTAYQIYYVVNYIDDPADGTILAGTDPAPNDYKQVKLYVKNTVTGVTTSFFSNFVPKGLENINNAGAFSIKVFDAVGQPISGASISIRNATITPAINLSRISDASGNWIEVGLPDAANSYHVVVTKNGYSTDQTYPVSGSNPNPIKADSTIANGQVTQVSFSIDQLSNLVINTVDQTCSALSGVGLRVQGSKLIGTPNVLKFDKTYTSDGNGQVSLSNLEWDNYTPSLISTSTYMVYGSSPIQQINILPNTNQTFALLLGPETANSLLVIVKDASTGNAIEGANVDLQTLSPQTDTNKLTGGSNWSQQSWTGGSGQENFVDPTMYSQDDGNISTNDIPTGMRLISNNGQAVVNSGSLISSSFDTGATTTTYTNLNWQPTSQDPAATVKFQIATNNDNATWNFVGPDGTASTYYTVPGTSISPSSNNNRYIRYKAFLSTTDLAKNPVVTSVGINYVAGCFTPGQVFFPGLTAGSNYQLVVSMPGYQTKTISDLNISGYNILQVSLSQ, translated from the coding sequence ATGAAAAAAAATACATTACACATAGCCTCTTTTCAAAAAGGTTTTACCCTCATCGAAAGCTTGGTGAGCATCTTTATTTTTGTACTCTTGGCTTTGGCTGTTTATCAGACCAGTGCGGCCGTCATTCGGGAAACAAGAACTTTTCGAGAGACTACTACTATTTCAGGGTTGGCGGATCAGTACATGGAGGTAGTCAGAAATATGCCCTATTCTCAAATAGGTACCATCAATGGAAATCCCCACGGCAATCTCTATGACCAGCCCAACGCTACCACCACGGTCGTAAATGGGACCGCCTACCAAATTTATTATGTAGTCAATTATATAGATGATCCTGCCGATGGGACTATTTTGGCGGGTACCGATCCTGCTCCAAATGATTATAAGCAGGTCAAACTGTACGTTAAAAATACTGTCACAGGGGTGACGACTAGTTTTTTTTCCAATTTTGTTCCAAAAGGCTTGGAAAATATAAATAATGCGGGAGCATTTTCAATCAAAGTCTTTGACGCGGTCGGGCAGCCAATTTCCGGCGCCAGTATTTCTATCCGCAACGCCACTATCACCCCGGCCATCAATCTTAGCCGTATCAGTGATGCCAGCGGAAACTGGATTGAGGTGGGTCTTCCAGACGCAGCCAATAGCTATCACGTCGTGGTGACCAAAAATGGTTATTCGACAGATCAGACCTATCCTGTCAGCGGCAGCAATCCCAATCCGATCAAAGCTGATTCGACCATCGCCAATGGTCAAGTCACCCAGGTCAGTTTTTCGATAGACCAATTGAGCAATCTTGTCATTAATACTGTCGATCAAACTTGCAGCGCCCTTTCGGGGGTGGGTCTAAGAGTCCAAGGTTCAAAATTAATCGGGACGCCAAATGTTCTAAAATTTGACAAGACCTATACCTCGGATGGAAATGGGCAAGTTTCGCTTTCAAACCTAGAGTGGGACAATTATACTCCAAGCCTGATTAGCACGAGCACTTATATGGTTTACGGCTCATCACCCATCCAACAAATTAACATTTTGCCAAATACAAATCAGACTTTTGCTTTACTTCTTGGTCCAGAAACTGCCAATAGCCTTTTGGTGATTGTCAAAGATGCATCAACCGGGAATGCTATTGAGGGGGCCAATGTTGATTTGCAAACTCTCAGCCCTCAAACTGACACAAATAAATTGACAGGAGGGAGCAATTGGAGTCAGCAGTCGTGGACAGGAGGGTCAGGTCAAGAGAATTTTGTTGACCCAACGATGTATTCTCAAGATGATGGCAATATTAGTACCAATGATATTCCCACCGGCATGCGCTTGATCAGTAACAATGGTCAAGCGGTTGTTAATTCTGGTTCGCTGATCTCTTCATCTTTTGATACAGGAGCTACTACTACGACTTACACCAATCTAAACTGGCAGCCAACTTCTCAAGATCCCGCTGCCACTGTCAAATTCCAAATTGCCACAAACAACGACAACGCTACTTGGAACTTTGTTGGTCCTGATGGCACGGCCAGCACATATTATACGGTGCCAGGCACAAGTATTAGCCCTTCAAGCAACAACAATCGGTATATTCGATACAAAGCCTTCCTTTCGACCACGGATCTAGCCAAAAATCCTGTAGTCACCAGTGTAGGAATTAATTATGTCGCAGGTTGCTTTACGCCAGGGCAGGTTTTCTTTCCAGGTTTGACTGCTGGCTCCAATTATCAGCTGGTGGTCAGTATGCCAGGGTATCAGACCAAGACTATCAGCGACTTAAATATTAGCGGTTATAATATTTTACAGGTATCCTTAAGCCAGTAA
- a CDS encoding type II secretion system F family protein produces MKFKYTAVTKEGQTYTAVKEAADRSALFRELKKNEESLVSVEEVKAGIAHLELSFNFFKGIKQHEKIIFARNLAGMLEAGLALSRALSVMERQSSNTKLKKILGELNASISSGKTFSGALAAYPNIFNTLFVSMVKAGEEGGNVVGALREVASQMEKNYTLQKKIKGAMIYPAVIVSVMVLIGILMLVYVVPSLTATFKDVGADLPSSTKFIIFLSDFLKNNYILALMLVLGVAALFYFAGKTPQGQRVFDYIFLHTPVIGPLVKETNAARTTRTLASLLTSGVDMVLAVKITGDVLQNSYYKEILRATEKIVEKGDPISTVFSEKTNLYPIFVSEMMSVGEETGKLASMLGNVAVFYENEVEQKTKDMSTIIEPFLMVIIGAVVGFFAVSMITPMYTVMNNIK; encoded by the coding sequence ATGAAATTTAAATATACAGCGGTCACCAAAGAAGGTCAGACCTATACTGCCGTAAAGGAAGCGGCGGATCGCTCAGCCCTTTTTCGCGAGCTGAAAAAAAATGAGGAATCACTCGTGTCTGTCGAGGAAGTGAAGGCGGGGATTGCCCATTTGGAGCTTTCCTTTAATTTTTTTAAAGGCATCAAACAGCACGAAAAAATAATTTTTGCCCGCAATTTGGCTGGTATGCTTGAGGCCGGGCTAGCCTTGTCCCGCGCCCTTTCGGTCATGGAGAGACAGTCAAGCAATACAAAGTTGAAGAAAATTTTAGGAGAGCTTAATGCTTCAATCAGCTCAGGTAAGACTTTTAGCGGGGCCTTGGCAGCCTACCCCAATATCTTTAACACGCTTTTTGTCTCGATGGTCAAGGCTGGGGAGGAAGGGGGGAATGTGGTCGGAGCCCTTCGCGAAGTGGCCTCTCAAATGGAAAAAAACTATACCCTTCAGAAAAAAATAAAAGGGGCCATGATTTACCCTGCGGTGATTGTCTCAGTCATGGTTTTGATTGGTATTCTGATGCTCGTATATGTAGTGCCTAGTCTGACTGCTACTTTCAAGGACGTAGGGGCTGATTTACCTAGCTCGACAAAGTTCATCATCTTTTTGAGCGATTTTTTAAAAAATAATTATATTCTCGCCCTTATGCTTGTGTTAGGGGTTGCCGCTCTTTTTTATTTTGCCGGAAAAACCCCTCAGGGGCAGAGGGTTTTTGATTATATTTTTCTCCACACTCCTGTCATTGGTCCTTTGGTCAAGGAAACTAATGCTGCCCGCACCACGCGCACCCTCGCTTCACTTTTGACTTCAGGAGTGGATATGGTCTTGGCCGTCAAGATCACAGGAGACGTGCTTCAGAATTCATATTACAAAGAAATTCTCAGAGCGACCGAAAAAATTGTTGAAAAAGGCGACCCTATCTCGACAGTTTTTTCTGAAAAAACCAATCTGTACCCAATCTTTGTGTCAGAAATGATGAGTGTAGGAGAGGAGACAGGAAAACTAGCCTCAATGCTTGGAAATGTGGCTGTTTTTTACGAAAATGAGGTGGAGCAAAAAACAAAAGACATGTCCACTATCATTGAACCTTTTCTGATGGTGATTATTGGAGCGGTGGTTGGATTTTTTGCCGTTTCAATGATCACACCGATGTATACCGTGATGAATAATATTAAATAA